The Nocardioides houyundeii genome includes the window CTGCTGCTGGACTCCCTGGCTCACGTCGTGGGCGAGGTGCGGCTCATGCACCTGGCCTCGCTGCTCGGGACAGCCGCGATCATCCGGCACCTGGCCACGGACCGGACGGGCCGGGCGCTCGCGGTGCTCGTGGTGGCCGCCCCGGTCTCCCGGCCGCTTGTCAACAACTTCTGGGTGGAGCTGGTGATGACCCTGCTGCTGGCGCTCTCGGTCTGGGCGATGTGCCGGGACCAGCGGACCCGAGCTGGTATCGCGCTCGGGCTGCTGCTCGCCTCCAAGCAGAACCTGGTGGTGGTCCTGCCGAGCTTCCTCAGCGTGTGGCGGGCGGGGGTCGCCGCGCCGTGGTGGTCGCCGTGCTCCTGGCCGCCGGGCTGATCGGGCCGTTCCTGCTCTGGGACCCCAGAGGCTTCTGGCGCTCGGCGGTGGAGTTCCAGTTCGTCCAGCCGTTCCGCGAGGACGCGATGTCGCTGCTCCCGGGCCTGGTGGACGTCGTCGGCCCCCTGCCGGACTGGTTCCTCTCCGGGCCGTCGCTGGTGCTGGGCCTTGCGGTCTCCACCCTGGTGGCCTGGCGCACCAGACCTGGGCCGACGGCCTTCGCGCTTGGGGTGGGGCTGAGCCTGCTGGTCACGGTGCTGCTGTCCAAGCAGGCGTTCACGAACTACTTTGGCTTCATCGGCGCCGCGTTGCTGCTGGCCGCCACCACGTGGCAGCGAGACAGCCCCACCGCCTCGGCAACGGCTCCGGGAGAATCGGCGCGCGTGCCGGGGGAGCCCTGGCCGGAGCAGGACGGACAGGAGGTCCCGAGTGGTGGAGCACCGCGGGGCGCGCGTGGCCGTCCTCACGACCGCGGCGCTCGCGATGTACTACCAGACCCAGCAGGTTCCCACCCTGGTGGTGCCCTCGATCCTGGTGCTGGGGGTCCTCGCAGCGCTCCTCATGCTGGCCAGGCCCACCCCGGTTGACCAACTTGACCCGTGGTGGCCGGCGCTGGTGGTGACCGGGACCTGTCTGGCGGACACCGCGGTCAGGTACGGGCTCGACCACGGGGGGCGGACAGCCGGAACTATGGCGATCGTGGTGCTGTACCTGGGCACCGGCGCCGTAGCGATGCTGGGCGGCGCTCGGTCGTCCCGGGTGGGCTTCGTCGCCCTGCTCGCCGTGCATGCCGTGCTGATCCTGGTGGACCTCCGGGTGCATCCGCAGTTGATCGACGTCCAGGTGTTCCTCGACGAGGGGGTCGACGCCCTGCTGCACGGGGTGAACCCCTACTCCATCACCATGCCCAACATCTTCGACCCGGAGCGCACCGCCCGCCTTTACGGGCCGGGAGTGGTGCAGGACGGCCGCATCCAGTACGGCTTCCCGTACCTGCCCGCCCCGCTGTTCTTGGACGTGCCGGGTCGGCTGCTCGGCGACGTCAGGTACGTCCACCTGGCGGCGCTACTCGCCACCGCGGTCCTGGTCCGGCACCTGGCCACCGACCGCACGGGCCGCGCGATGGCGGTGCTGCTGGTCAGCGCTCCGGTCTCGCGCGTGGTGGTCAACGCGTACTGGATCGAGCCCTTGCTCGGCCTGCTCCTCGCGCTCACCGTGTGGTCCTTGGCGCGCCGGCGGCCCGGGTGGGCTGGGATCGCGTTGGGACTGCTGCTGGCCTCCAAGCAGTACCTGGTCGTGGCGGTGCCGAGCCTGGCGAGCGCGTGGCGCGGCCACGGTCGCAAGGCCCTGTTCGCGACGGTGGCGACCGCCGTACTGGTGGTGCTGCCCTTCTTCGCCCTCGACCCGGTCGGGTTCTGGCGTTCGGTCGTGCAGTGGCAGTTCGTGCAGCCGTTCCGGAACGACTCCATGTCGCTCCTGCCGGGTCTGGCCGACGCGTTCGGCGAGCTGCCGGGCTGGTTCGTCTCCGGGCCGTCGCTGGTCCTGGGGCTGCTGGTCTCAGGCCTGGTGGCCTGGCGCACCAGGCCAGGACCGACCGCCCTGGCGCTGGGCGTGGGGCTGAGCCTGCTGGTGACCGTGCTCT containing:
- a CDS encoding glycosyltransferase 87 family protein, translated to MPNIFDPERTARLYGPGVVQDGRIQYGFPYLPAPLFLDVPGRLLGDVRYVHLAALLATAVLVRHLATDRTGRAMAVLLVSAPVSRVVVNAYWIEPLLGLLLALTVWSLARRRPGWAGIALGLLLASKQYLVVAVPSLASAWRGHGRKALFATVATAVLVVLPFFALDPVGFWRSVVQWQFVQPFRNDSMSLLPGLADAFGELPGWFVSGPSLVLGLLVSGLVAWRTRPGPTALALGVGLSLLVTVLFSKQAFPNYFYFAGAALILAVTTWPQDEPRRQTCAPLSQGSRGSRDIVATR